The following coding sequences are from one Streptomyces sp. NBC_00536 window:
- a CDS encoding DUF5941 domain-containing protein: MPTAILTGQPVPGSALADELRSLGFDVESAAAPGHTAAALAAVPADQRVAIVDSEFVGHLHALRLALTDPRFDACAVPGALAVQPAARAALTRAVAAEDGRGTGPGPYADRLAAAVEAVGTPVHQPELGSLVAAVPARGDERRAAEAAVAAVDDEAVRLRTAVKSRDGFFTTFFISPYSRYIARWCARRGLTPNQVTTASLITALIAAGCAATGDRWGYVAAGVLLLVSFVLDCTDGQLARYSLQYSTLGAWLDATFDRAKEYAFYAGLALGAARHGDDVWALALGSMILMTCRHVVDFAFNEANHDATANTSPTAALSDKLDSVGWTVWVRRMIILPIGERWAMIAVLTALTTPRVVFYALLVGCAFGALYTTAGRVLRSLTRKAKRTDRAAEALADLADSGVRAWSDTRRIAGRRPTRASLWLALGASVVMAGGAVTRDFGDPWLITTAVGYVLFAGAAVSYPLKGALDWLIPPLFRFAEYVTVLALAAKADVPGALPAAFGLIAAVAYHHYDTVYRIRGGTGAPPHWLVRTTGGHEGRVLLTVVLAAVLAERATDFPVALTALAVFVALVVLVESIRFWVSSGAPAVHDEGEPA, translated from the coding sequence CTGCCGACCGCCATCCTCACCGGCCAGCCGGTCCCCGGCTCAGCGCTCGCGGACGAGCTGAGGTCGCTCGGCTTCGACGTCGAGTCCGCCGCCGCTCCGGGACACACCGCCGCCGCGCTGGCCGCCGTACCCGCCGACCAGCGGGTCGCGATCGTCGACAGTGAATTCGTCGGGCACCTGCACGCCCTGCGCCTGGCCCTGACCGATCCGCGCTTCGACGCCTGCGCGGTGCCGGGCGCGCTCGCCGTCCAGCCCGCCGCCCGCGCCGCGCTCACCCGCGCCGTCGCGGCCGAGGACGGGCGGGGCACGGGCCCCGGCCCCTATGCCGACCGGCTCGCCGCGGCCGTGGAGGCCGTCGGCACCCCCGTCCACCAGCCCGAGCTGGGCAGCCTCGTCGCGGCCGTCCCCGCCCGGGGCGACGAGCGCCGTGCCGCCGAGGCCGCCGTGGCCGCCGTCGACGACGAGGCCGTGCGCCTGCGCACCGCCGTGAAGTCCCGCGACGGGTTCTTCACCACCTTCTTCATCAGCCCCTACTCGCGCTACATCGCGCGCTGGTGCGCGCGCCGCGGACTGACCCCGAACCAGGTCACCACCGCCTCGCTGATCACCGCGCTCATCGCGGCGGGCTGCGCGGCGACCGGCGACCGCTGGGGCTACGTGGCCGCGGGCGTGCTCCTCCTCGTCTCCTTCGTCCTGGACTGCACGGACGGGCAGCTCGCCCGCTACTCGCTCCAGTACTCGACGCTGGGCGCCTGGCTCGACGCCACCTTCGACCGTGCGAAGGAGTACGCCTTCTACGCGGGCCTGGCCCTCGGCGCGGCCCGCCACGGGGACGACGTGTGGGCCCTCGCACTCGGCTCGATGATCCTCATGACCTGCCGGCACGTCGTGGACTTCGCCTTCAACGAGGCCAACCACGACGCCACCGCGAATACGAGCCCCACCGCGGCCCTGTCCGACAAGCTCGACAGCGTCGGCTGGACGGTCTGGGTCCGCCGGATGATCATCCTGCCGATCGGCGAGCGCTGGGCGATGATCGCGGTCCTGACCGCGCTCACCACCCCGCGGGTTGTCTTCTACGCGCTGCTCGTCGGCTGCGCCTTCGGCGCGCTCTACACCACCGCGGGCCGGGTGCTGCGCTCCCTGACCCGCAAGGCGAAGCGGACGGACCGGGCCGCCGAGGCCCTCGCCGACCTCGCCGACTCGGGAGTGCGCGCCTGGAGCGACACCCGCCGGATCGCCGGGCGGAGGCCCACGCGGGCCTCGCTGTGGCTGGCCCTGGGCGCTTCGGTGGTGATGGCCGGAGGGGCCGTCACCCGGGACTTCGGCGATCCCTGGCTGATCACGACCGCCGTGGGCTACGTCCTCTTCGCGGGCGCGGCGGTCTCCTACCCCCTCAAGGGCGCCCTCGACTGGCTGATCCCGCCGCTCTTCCGGTTCGCCGAGTACGTGACCGTCCTCGCGCTCGCCGCCAAGGCGGACGTCCCCGGAGCCCTTCCGGCGGCATTCGGCCTGATCGCGGCGGTCGCCTACCATCACTACGACACGGTGTACCGCATCCGCGGCGGCACCGGCGCGCCCCCGCACTGGCTGGTGCGGACGACGGGCGGCCACGAGGGCCGGGTCCTGCTGACCGTGGTCCTGGCCGCCGTCCTGGCGGAGCGCGCCACGGACTTCCCCGTCGCGCTCACGGCCCTGGCCGTGTTCGTGGCACTCGTGGTGCTCGTGGAGAGCATCCGGTTCTGGGTCTCCTCGGGAGCACCCGCCGTACATGACGAAGGAGAACCAGCATGA
- a CDS encoding ABC-F family ATP-binding cassette domain-containing protein, whose protein sequence is MTATLVAKELAAGHGARSLFTGLDLVVAPGDVIGLVGVNGAGKSTLLRLLAGLDTPETGELRLSPPTASVGHLPQEPDRRPGESIREFLARRTGVAAAQAELDAATQGLVDGVAGADDAYASALDRWLDLGGADLDERAQEVADDLGLAVGLDLPMTALSGGQAARAGLASLLLSRYDVFLLDEPTNDLDLEGLERLEAFVKGLRAGTVVISHDREFLARTVTKVLELDLAQQEVNLYGGGYDAYLEERERARTHAREEFDEYADKRSALEGRAQMQRGWMDKGVKNARRKATDNDKIGKKFRSEASEKQASKARQTQRAIERLEVVDEPRKEWELRMEIAAAPRSGSVVATLREATVKRGEFTFGPASLQLDWADRVAITGANGAGKSTLLAVLLGRLAPDSGSATLGSGVLVGEVDQARGLFLGDEPLLEAFCAAVPDTEPAEVRTLLAKFGLKAAHVLRPAGTLSPGERTRAALALLQGRGVNLLVLDEPTNHLDLPAIEQLESALEAYEGTLLLVTHDRRMLEAVQVTRHLRVASGRVTEE, encoded by the coding sequence ATGACTGCAACCCTCGTCGCCAAGGAACTCGCCGCCGGGCACGGCGCGCGCTCGCTCTTCACCGGTCTCGACCTGGTCGTCGCCCCCGGTGACGTCATCGGTCTCGTCGGCGTCAACGGCGCCGGGAAGTCGACGCTGCTGCGCCTGCTGGCCGGTCTGGACACGCCGGAGACCGGTGAGCTGCGGCTCTCCCCGCCCACCGCCAGCGTCGGCCACCTGCCGCAGGAGCCGGACCGCCGCCCGGGCGAGTCGATCAGGGAGTTCCTGGCCCGCCGGACCGGGGTGGCCGCCGCGCAGGCGGAGCTGGACGCGGCCACGCAGGGCCTGGTGGACGGGGTCGCGGGCGCGGACGACGCGTACGCGAGCGCCCTGGACCGCTGGCTGGACCTCGGCGGGGCGGACCTGGACGAGCGGGCCCAGGAGGTCGCCGACGACCTCGGCCTCGCCGTCGGCCTCGACCTGCCGATGACCGCGCTCTCCGGCGGCCAGGCCGCCCGTGCGGGCCTCGCCTCGCTGCTGCTGTCGCGCTACGACGTCTTCCTGCTCGACGAGCCGACCAACGACCTCGACCTGGAGGGGCTGGAGCGGCTGGAGGCCTTCGTGAAGGGGCTGCGCGCGGGCACGGTGGTGATCAGCCACGACCGCGAGTTCCTGGCCCGGACGGTCACCAAGGTCCTCGAACTCGACCTGGCGCAGCAGGAGGTCAACCTCTACGGCGGCGGGTACGACGCCTACCTGGAGGAGCGCGAGCGGGCCCGGACGCACGCCCGCGAGGAGTTCGACGAGTACGCCGACAAGCGCTCGGCCCTCGAAGGGCGCGCGCAGATGCAGCGCGGCTGGATGGACAAGGGCGTCAAGAACGCCCGGCGCAAGGCCACCGACAACGACAAGATCGGCAAGAAGTTCCGCAGCGAGGCCAGCGAGAAGCAGGCCTCGAAGGCGCGCCAGACGCAGCGCGCGATCGAGCGCCTCGAAGTGGTCGACGAGCCGCGCAAGGAGTGGGAGCTGCGCATGGAGATCGCGGCGGCCCCGCGCTCCGGCTCGGTGGTCGCGACCCTGCGCGAAGCGACCGTGAAGCGCGGGGAGTTCACCTTCGGCCCGGCCAGCCTCCAGCTGGACTGGGCGGACCGGGTGGCGATCACCGGGGCCAACGGCGCCGGAAAGTCCACGCTGCTCGCGGTGCTGCTCGGGCGGCTCGCGCCGGACTCCGGTTCGGCGACGCTCGGTTCGGGCGTGCTGGTGGGCGAAGTGGACCAGGCGCGCGGGCTGTTCCTCGGTGACGAGCCGCTGCTGGAGGCCTTCTGCGCGGCGGTGCCCGACACCGAGCCCGCGGAAGTCCGCACCCTGCTCGCGAAGTTCGGCCTGAAGGCGGCCCACGTGCTGCGTCCGGCGGGCACGCTGTCGCCGGGCGAGCGGACCCGGGCCGCGCTGGCCCTGCTCCAGGGCCGCGGGGTGAACCTGCTGGTGCTGGACGAGCCGACCAACCACCTCGACCTCCCGGCGATCGAGCAGCTGGAGTCCGCGCTGGAGGCGTACGAGGGCACGCTGCTGCTGGTCACGCACGACCGGCGGATGCTGGAGGCGGTCCAGGTGACCCGCCACCTCCGCGTGGCCTCCGGCCGGGTCACGGAGGAATAG
- a CDS encoding GlxA family transcriptional regulator encodes MPPEARRDVLVLLYDGVQSLDVTGPVEVFAGVGRFPGRSGYRIRTVSPGGAPVRTGSGLTLVPDGPLEGAAPGPDTTVLVPGGQYRGDFEPRLTDWLRAHGTRPGRLVAVCTGALLLAEAGLLDGRRATCHWNACEQMARDYPEVRVEPEPIYVRDGYVATSAGVTAGIDLALALVEEDHGRALALEIARHLVVYLRRPGNQAQFSALLAAQSAQREPLREVQHWITGHPGADLTVEALAARARLSPRHFARAFHAETGTTPGRYVERVRVEHARRLLEDTSEGVAQIARACGYGTPEALRRAFVKTLGQPPAEYRRRFGAH; translated from the coding sequence ATGCCCCCCGAAGCCCGCCGTGACGTGCTGGTCCTCCTCTACGACGGCGTCCAGAGCCTGGACGTCACCGGTCCCGTGGAGGTCTTCGCCGGAGTGGGCCGCTTCCCCGGCCGGAGCGGCTACCGCATCCGCACGGTCTCCCCGGGCGGCGCGCCCGTGCGGACCGGCAGCGGGCTGACCCTGGTCCCGGACGGCCCCCTGGAGGGCGCCGCGCCGGGCCCGGACACCACCGTGCTGGTGCCGGGCGGCCAGTACCGGGGGGACTTCGAGCCCCGGCTCACCGACTGGCTGCGCGCGCACGGGACCCGCCCGGGCCGGCTCGTGGCCGTCTGTACGGGCGCGCTGCTGCTCGCCGAGGCGGGGCTGCTGGACGGCCGCCGTGCCACCTGCCACTGGAACGCCTGCGAGCAGATGGCCCGGGACTACCCCGAGGTGCGGGTGGAGCCCGAGCCGATCTACGTCCGGGACGGGTACGTGGCCACCTCGGCCGGAGTGACCGCGGGCATCGACCTCGCGCTGGCCCTGGTGGAGGAGGACCACGGCCGGGCCCTGGCCCTGGAGATCGCCCGCCATCTGGTGGTCTACCTGCGCAGACCGGGCAACCAGGCCCAGTTCAGCGCACTGCTCGCGGCCCAGAGCGCCCAGCGCGAACCGCTGCGCGAGGTCCAGCACTGGATCACCGGGCACCCCGGCGCGGACCTGACCGTCGAGGCCCTCGCCGCCCGCGCCCGGCTCTCGCCGCGGCACTTCGCCCGCGCCTTCCACGCGGAGACCGGGACGACCCCCGGCCGCTACGTGGAGCGCGTACGGGTCGAGCACGCCCGGCGGCTGCTGGAGGACACCTCCGAAGGCGTCGCCCAGATCGCCCGGGCCTGCGGCTACGGCACCCCGGAGGCGCTGCGGCGCGCCTTCGTCAAGACCCTGGGCCAGCCGCCCGCCGAATACCGGCGCCGCTTCGGCGCCCACTGA
- a CDS encoding DJ-1/PfpI family protein yields MQIAILLFDRFTALDAIGPFDTLGRLPGAETVFVAERPGPVRNDSGQLTLIADRSFAEVTAPDILLVPGGPGQSDQMENEVLLDWLRAVDATTRWTTSVCTGSLLLAAAGLLRGRRATSHWLALDQLPAYGVEPTGERVVTDGKYVTAAGVSSGIDMGLTLLGRIGGDRLAQSIQLLTEYDPQPPYDAGSPEKAPADVVAEWREKSRFIMK; encoded by the coding sequence ATGCAGATCGCCATCCTGCTCTTCGACCGCTTCACCGCCCTCGACGCGATCGGCCCCTTCGACACCCTCGGCCGGCTGCCCGGCGCCGAGACCGTCTTCGTCGCGGAGCGCCCCGGGCCCGTCCGCAACGACTCCGGCCAGCTCACGCTCATCGCCGACCGCTCCTTCGCCGAGGTGACCGCCCCGGACATCCTGCTGGTGCCCGGCGGTCCGGGGCAGAGCGACCAGATGGAGAACGAGGTCCTGCTCGACTGGCTGCGCGCCGTCGACGCCACCACCCGGTGGACCACCTCGGTGTGCACCGGCTCGCTGCTGCTGGCCGCCGCCGGACTGCTCCGGGGCCGCCGCGCCACCAGTCACTGGCTGGCCCTGGACCAGCTCCCGGCGTACGGGGTCGAGCCCACCGGAGAGCGGGTCGTCACGGACGGGAAGTACGTGACGGCGGCCGGGGTGTCCTCCGGCATCGACATGGGCCTGACCCTGCTCGGCCGGATCGGCGGGGACCGGCTGGCCCAGTCCATCCAGCTGCTGACCGAGTACGACCCGCAGCCGCCCTACGACGCGGGCTCACCGGAGAAGGCGCCCGCCGACGTCGTGGCGGAGTGGCGGGAGAAGAGCCGCTTCATCATGAAGTAG
- a CDS encoding enoyl-CoA hydratase/isomerase family protein, which yields MDAQLLTTVADGVATVVISHPAKRNAMTADMWRAVPELLTGLAADPAVRALVLTGAGATFCAGADISSLRESTAGSGDDPQSLAVRAEEALAAFPKPTLAAIRGFCVGGGSQLAAACDLRFAEEGASFGVTPAKLGIVYPASSTRRLAALVGPATAKYLLFSGELIDAERALRTGLLDELLPVGQLDKRVAEFTRILAGRSQLTQAAAKEFANGRTDRDAYWTEQARGSGDTAEGVAAFLERRTPAFTWTVDGTAGSGAATS from the coding sequence ATGGACGCGCAGCTACTGACCACCGTCGCCGACGGGGTCGCCACGGTCGTCATCTCGCACCCCGCCAAGCGCAACGCCATGACCGCCGACATGTGGCGCGCGGTCCCGGAACTGCTGACGGGCCTCGCGGCCGATCCCGCGGTACGGGCGCTGGTGCTGACCGGGGCCGGGGCCACCTTCTGCGCCGGGGCGGACATCTCCTCGCTGCGGGAGTCGACGGCGGGGTCCGGGGACGATCCGCAGAGCCTGGCCGTGCGGGCCGAGGAAGCGCTCGCCGCCTTCCCGAAGCCGACCCTGGCCGCGATCCGCGGGTTCTGCGTGGGCGGTGGCAGCCAGCTGGCCGCCGCCTGCGATCTGCGGTTCGCCGAGGAGGGCGCGTCCTTCGGGGTGACCCCGGCCAAGCTCGGCATCGTCTACCCGGCCTCCTCGACCCGGCGGCTGGCCGCCCTGGTGGGCCCCGCGACCGCCAAGTACCTCTTGTTCTCCGGCGAGTTGATCGACGCGGAGCGGGCGCTGCGGACCGGGCTGCTGGACGAGCTGCTGCCCGTCGGTCAACTGGACAAGCGGGTCGCGGAGTTCACCCGGATCCTGGCCGGGCGCTCGCAGCTCACCCAGGCCGCGGCGAAGGAGTTCGCGAACGGGCGGACGGACCGGGACGCGTACTGGACGGAGCAGGCGCGCGGCAGCGGCGACACCGCCGAGGGGGTCGCCGCCTTCCTGGAGCGCCGCACGCCCGCCTTCACCTGGACGGTGGACGGGACCGCCGGATCAGGTGCGGCTACTTCATGA
- a CDS encoding SDR family NAD(P)-dependent oxidoreductase, producing the protein MTPNVSHPNVSRRTTVLITGASAGLGAAFARGFAAKGCDLVLVARDKDRLGALAQELARDFGAAAEVLPADLLDATQCAAVEERLADPARPVDILVNNAGFGLPAPFPYSPVEDEERMLDLLVKVPLRLTHALVPGLRERRRGAVLNVSSVAGLLPTGTYGAAKAWITAFSESLRVDLAPYGVRVLAVVPGFTRTEFQERAGMDVSKLSGAVWLEPEAVVAQALRDLARRRPLSITGRHYKAYAVAVRHLPRTLVAGRLARKRTAPADPR; encoded by the coding sequence GTGACCCCGAACGTGAGCCACCCGAACGTGAGCCGCCGCACCACCGTTCTGATCACCGGCGCCAGCGCCGGACTCGGCGCCGCCTTCGCCCGCGGCTTCGCAGCCAAGGGCTGCGACCTGGTCCTCGTCGCCCGAGACAAGGACCGCCTCGGCGCCCTCGCGCAGGAGCTGGCCCGGGACTTCGGCGCGGCCGCCGAGGTGCTGCCCGCCGACCTGCTGGACGCCACGCAGTGCGCCGCCGTCGAGGAGCGGCTCGCCGACCCCGCCCGGCCCGTGGACATCCTGGTCAACAACGCGGGCTTCGGGCTCCCGGCGCCCTTCCCGTACAGCCCGGTCGAGGACGAGGAGCGGATGCTCGACCTGCTGGTCAAGGTGCCGCTGCGGCTGACCCACGCGCTGGTCCCGGGGCTGCGGGAGCGGCGGCGCGGGGCCGTGCTGAACGTGTCCTCGGTCGCCGGGCTGCTGCCCACCGGCACCTACGGCGCGGCCAAGGCCTGGATCACCGCCTTCAGCGAATCGCTGCGGGTGGACCTGGCGCCGTATGGGGTCCGGGTGCTGGCGGTGGTGCCGGGCTTCACCCGGACCGAGTTCCAGGAACGGGCGGGCATGGACGTCAGCAAGCTCTCCGGCGCGGTCTGGCTGGAGCCGGAGGCCGTGGTGGCCCAGGCCCTGCGCGACCTGGCCCGGCGCCGCCCGCTGAGCATCACCGGGCGCCACTACAAGGCCTACGCCGTGGCCGTCCGGCACCTCCCGCGCACCCTGGTGGCCGGCCGCCTGGCCCGCAAGCGAACGGCCCCGGCGGACCCGCGCTGA
- a CDS encoding HdeD family acid-resistance protein — MAADRARRIDENGREKQGKEKLSRGFGLLALLGVILVVAGLVGLIYTGVATLTSMFLFGWLLLVGGLVGLLQAVQARKSNYFWLAVIVAAINLAAGFVILRRPEASAEALTMFAALLFLTGGVFRLAGALVVRGANFVLTLVQGAFGVLLGMLVLWSWPGSSQYVIGTFFSLALLFDGLSLVALGMGARRILGLVRDDEPAAARAADPGAAATAREAADKHAAGDQEQSHN, encoded by the coding sequence ATGGCCGCAGACCGCGCACGCCGCATCGACGAGAACGGACGGGAGAAGCAGGGCAAGGAGAAGCTGAGCCGGGGCTTCGGACTGCTGGCCCTGCTCGGGGTGATCCTCGTCGTGGCCGGGCTGGTCGGCCTCATCTACACCGGGGTCGCGACGCTGACCTCGATGTTCCTCTTCGGCTGGCTGCTGCTGGTCGGCGGCCTGGTCGGTCTGCTCCAGGCGGTGCAGGCCCGCAAGAGCAATTACTTCTGGCTCGCCGTCATCGTCGCCGCGATCAACCTCGCCGCCGGTTTCGTGATCCTGCGCCGCCCCGAGGCGAGCGCCGAGGCGCTCACCATGTTCGCCGCGCTGCTCTTCCTGACCGGCGGGGTGTTCCGGCTGGCGGGCGCCCTGGTGGTGCGCGGCGCGAACTTCGTCCTGACCCTGGTCCAGGGTGCCTTCGGGGTGCTGCTCGGCATGCTGGTGCTGTGGAGCTGGCCGGGCAGCAGTCAGTACGTGATCGGAACCTTCTTCTCGCTCGCCCTGCTGTTCGACGGGCTGAGTCTGGTGGCGCTCGGCATGGGCGCGCGCCGGATCCTGGGTCTGGTCAGGGACGACGAGCCGGCGGCGGCGCGGGCGGCGGACCCGGGAGCGGCGGCCACTGCACGGGAGGCGGCCGATAAGCATGCCGCGGGGGATCAGGAACAGTCGCACAACTGA
- a CDS encoding iron-containing alcohol dehydrogenase family protein → MPVLTRLIPSPVVVDISRGAMDDLAGLLADQRISASGKLAIAISGGSGVGLRAKLEPVLPHADWYPVVDGTIDSAVKLADDIKGRRYDAVVGLGGGKIIDVAKYAAARVGLPMVAVATNLSHDGICSPVATLDNDNGRGSYGVPTPIALVIDLDVVRDAPVRFVRSGIGDALSNISAIADWELSHRLTGEPVDGLAAAMARTAGEAVLRHPGTCGDDEFLTVLAESLVLTGIAMSISGDSRPASGACHEICHAFDLLYPGRSALHGEQVGIGAAFAMHLRGATEQSGLFAEVLRRHGLPVLPEEMGFSVDEFVAAVEYAPQTRPGRFTILEHLNLSAAEIRDAYADYAETIRS, encoded by the coding sequence ATGCCTGTACTGACGCGGCTCATCCCCTCGCCGGTCGTCGTCGACATCAGCCGGGGCGCCATGGACGACCTGGCCGGCCTCCTGGCCGACCAGCGGATCTCCGCGTCCGGCAAGCTGGCGATCGCGATCAGCGGCGGCTCCGGCGTCGGCCTGCGCGCCAAGCTGGAGCCGGTCCTGCCGCACGCCGACTGGTACCCGGTCGTCGACGGCACCATCGATTCCGCCGTCAAGCTGGCCGACGACATAAAGGGACGCCGCTACGACGCCGTCGTGGGCCTGGGCGGTGGCAAGATCATCGACGTGGCGAAGTACGCCGCGGCGCGGGTCGGCCTGCCCATGGTGGCCGTCGCCACCAACCTCTCGCACGACGGCATCTGCTCTCCCGTCGCCACCCTGGACAACGACAACGGCCGCGGCTCCTACGGAGTCCCCACGCCGATCGCCCTGGTCATCGACCTGGACGTGGTCCGCGACGCCCCGGTGCGGTTCGTCCGCTCCGGGATCGGCGACGCGCTGTCCAACATCTCGGCCATCGCCGACTGGGAGCTGTCGCACCGCCTCACCGGCGAGCCCGTCGACGGCCTGGCCGCGGCCATGGCCCGTACCGCGGGCGAAGCCGTACTGCGCCACCCCGGCACCTGCGGCGACGACGAGTTCCTCACCGTGCTCGCCGAGTCGCTCGTCCTCACCGGCATCGCCATGTCGATCAGCGGGGACTCCCGCCCGGCCTCCGGCGCCTGCCACGAGATCTGCCACGCCTTCGACCTGCTCTATCCCGGACGCTCCGCGCTCCACGGCGAGCAGGTCGGCATCGGCGCGGCCTTCGCGATGCACCTGCGCGGGGCCACCGAGCAGTCCGGCCTCTTCGCCGAGGTGCTGCGCCGCCACGGCCTGCCCGTGCTGCCCGAGGAGATGGGGTTCAGCGTGGACGAGTTCGTCGCCGCCGTGGAGTACGCACCCCAGACCCGCCCGGGACGCTTCACCATCCTGGAGCACCTCAACCTGTCCGCCGCCGAGATCAGGGACGCTTACGCCGACTATGCAGAGACCATCCGTAGCTGA
- a CDS encoding phosphocholine cytidylyltransferase family protein, with product MIGLVLAAGAGRRLRPYTDTLPKALVPVGPEGDEESITVLDLTLGNFAEVGLTEVAIVVGYRKEAVYARREALEAKYGVKITLIDNDKAEEWNNAYSLWCAREVLKQGVILANGDTVHPVSVEKTLLAARGQGQKIILALDTVKQLADEEMKVIVDGEKGVQRITKLMEPATATGEYIGVTLIEPEAAEALAEALKTTFERDPDLYYEDGYQQLVNDGFTIDVAPIGDVKWVEIDNHDDLAKGRTIACLY from the coding sequence ATGATCGGCCTTGTCCTCGCGGCCGGTGCCGGACGCCGCCTGCGTCCCTACACCGACACCCTTCCCAAGGCCCTCGTGCCCGTCGGCCCCGAAGGCGACGAGGAGAGCATCACCGTCCTCGACCTGACCCTCGGCAACTTCGCCGAGGTCGGCCTCACCGAGGTCGCCATCGTCGTCGGCTACCGCAAGGAAGCCGTCTACGCGCGCCGCGAGGCCCTGGAAGCCAAGTACGGCGTCAAGATCACGCTGATCGACAACGACAAGGCCGAGGAGTGGAACAACGCCTACTCCCTGTGGTGCGCCCGTGAGGTCCTGAAGCAGGGCGTCATCCTCGCCAACGGCGACACCGTGCACCCGGTCTCCGTGGAGAAGACCCTGCTCGCCGCGCGCGGCCAGGGCCAGAAGATCATCCTCGCCCTCGACACGGTCAAGCAGCTGGCCGACGAGGAGATGAAGGTGATCGTCGACGGTGAGAAGGGCGTCCAGCGGATCACCAAGCTGATGGAGCCCGCCACCGCGACCGGCGAGTACATCGGCGTCACCCTCATCGAGCCGGAGGCCGCCGAGGCGCTGGCCGAGGCGCTGAAGACCACCTTCGAGCGCGACCCCGACCTCTACTACGAGGACGGCTACCAGCAGCTCGTCAACGACGGTTTCACGATCGACGTGGCCCCCATCGGTGACGTCAAGTGGGTCGAGATCGACAACCACGACGACCTCGCCAAGGGCCGGACGATCGCATGCCTGTACTGA
- the idi gene encoding isopentenyl-diphosphate Delta-isomerase gives MPTTPATAANSASTGTGTQEPIMLELVDESGHTIGTAEKLSAHQAPGLLHRAFSVFLFDGQGRLLLQQRALGKYHSPGVWSNTCCGHPYPGESPFAAAARRTHEELGVSPSLLAEAGTVRYNHPDPASGLVEQEYNHLFVGLAQARLRPDPEEVGDTAFVTADELVKRHAEVPFSAWFMTVLDAARPAIRELTGEAAGW, from the coding sequence ATGCCGACCACACCAGCCACCGCCGCGAACAGCGCGTCCACGGGCACCGGCACTCAAGAACCGATCATGCTCGAACTGGTCGACGAGTCCGGTCATACCATCGGCACCGCTGAGAAGCTCTCCGCACATCAGGCGCCCGGCCTGCTGCACCGGGCCTTTTCCGTGTTCCTCTTCGACGGGCAGGGCCGGCTGCTGCTCCAGCAGCGGGCACTGGGCAAGTACCACTCCCCCGGCGTCTGGTCGAACACGTGCTGCGGGCACCCCTACCCCGGGGAGTCCCCGTTCGCCGCGGCCGCCCGGCGCACCCACGAGGAGCTGGGCGTCTCGCCCTCGCTGCTCGCGGAGGCGGGAACCGTGCGCTACAACCACCCGGACCCCGCGTCGGGGCTGGTCGAGCAGGAGTACAACCACCTGTTCGTGGGACTCGCGCAGGCGCGGCTGCGCCCGGACCCGGAAGAGGTCGGTGACACCGCCTTCGTCACCGCCGACGAGCTGGTCAAGCGCCACGCCGAGGTGCCGTTCTCGGCCTGGTTCATGACCGTGCTGGACGCGGCGCGTCCGGCGATCCGCGAGCTGACCGGCGAAGCCGCGGGCTGGTAG
- a CDS encoding ATP-binding protein, protein METIEREDGGRKMDVSGSVPPAGGSAPDDPAGPLAYEGVWRFTAPSLEESVPQARRAVRDLLGRQGVPADQDLVYSLLLIVSELVTNSVRHAALLSPEVAVEVAIGRAWVRVAVEDNHPYRPKALEADFGQTGGRGLLLVREITREAGGVCDVEHTSTGGKVIWAALPLTATGPLTAAG, encoded by the coding sequence GTGGAGACGATCGAGCGTGAAGACGGGGGCCGGAAGATGGACGTCAGCGGGAGTGTCCCGCCAGCCGGGGGGAGCGCGCCGGACGACCCGGCCGGTCCCCTCGCCTACGAAGGTGTGTGGCGGTTCACCGCGCCCTCGCTGGAAGAATCCGTTCCGCAGGCGCGCCGGGCGGTCCGTGACCTGCTCGGGCGGCAGGGCGTACCGGCCGATCAGGACCTGGTCTACTCGCTGCTGCTGATCGTCTCCGAGCTGGTCACCAACTCGGTGCGGCACGCGGCCCTGCTCTCGCCGGAGGTGGCGGTGGAGGTCGCGATCGGCCGCGCCTGGGTGCGGGTGGCGGTCGAGGACAACCACCCCTACCGGCCCAAGGCGCTGGAGGCGGATTTCGGCCAGACGGGCGGCCGCGGCCTGCTGCTGGTGCGGGAGATCACCCGGGAGGCGGGCGGGGTCTGCGACGTCGAGCACACCTCGACCGGCGGCAAGGTCATCTGGGCGGCCCTGCCGCTCACCGCCACGGGCCCGCTCACCGCCGCGGGCTGA